The window TGCTAGCAGGAAAGAAGATCAGCGGGAAAGACGGAATTCTTGCTCCACTGGTCAAACAATTGGTTGAAGCGGCATTGGAAGCCGAAGTGGAATCGCATATTGCCGATGAAGTATTAAAAGGCAATCCGAACCGCCGAAACGGCTACAACAACAAACGGATGAAAAGTTCCGATGGAGAGTTTGAACTTTCCACCCCAAGAGATCGGGAAGCTACCTTTGAACCTCAGATCGTGAAGAAGCATCAAACTACTCTTAGCGATGAGATCGAAGAGAAGATCTTATCGATGTATGGTCTTGGGATGAGCTACAGCGATATCACTAAACATATCGAAGACATTTACCGCATATCACTTTCAACCGCTACCATAAGCTCCATAACCGACAAGATCATTTCCAGAGTCAAAGAGTGGCAGCAGCGTCCTTTGGAAACGATTTACCCCTTTGTATGGCTCGATGCGATCCATTACAAAATCAAAGAAGACGGTAAGTATGTATCCAAAGCCGTTTACACTATCCTTGGTGTTCGATTGGACGGTAAAAAAGAAGTAATGGGGTTGTATCTCTCCGAAAGCGAGGGAGCCAATTTTTGGCTACAAGTATTGACCGATCTAAACAACCGTGGCGTTGAGGATATCCTGATTGCATCCATTGATGGACTCAAAGGTTTCCCCGAAGCGATCAACGCTATCTTCCCTAATACCGAAGTGCAACTGTGTGTGGTACATCAGATACGAAATTCGATCCGCTATGTCGCTTCCAAAAACCAAAAAGAGTTCCTCAAAGACCTCAAACAAGTCTATGGAGCTATCTCAAAAGAAGCTGCTGAAATGGAACTGGATCGGCTTGAGGAAAAATGGGGAAGTAAATATCCCATCGTGATTCAGTCTTGGCGGAACAAGTGGTCAAATCTCTCCAACTACTTCAAGTACCCTGCCGATATTCGCCGCATTATGTACACAACCAATATCATCGAATCGGTACACCGACAATTTAGAAAACTGACCAAAACCAAAGGGGGATTCCCCAATGAAAACAGTTTGTTAAAACTGCTTTATCTTGGAATTCAAAATGCTCAAATTAAGTGGACGATGCCAATGCATAACTGGAGTCTTACACTTTCACAATTGGCTATCTTTTTCGAAGGACGAATGGATAAGGCGCTTAACCTATGATATGATGATATTATAGATATTTAGGAAGGGGACCTGCTAGTGAAACCATTGATTTCCAACCGTATAATCTATGCCGTTTTTCTGTTTTTTATACAAACGAACCTGATTTACGCAATGGAAGAGAATACTCAGATTAAAACACTCTTTGAAGTAGCAGATGTTAATGCCACCTTTATTCTTTATGACCTGCAAAAAGAGACCATAGTTGGATATGATAAGATAAGGTCGGAAAAAAGGTATCTCCCTGCATCGACTTTCAAAATTGCTAATTCTCTCATAGGATTGGCAACAGGTGCCGTTAAAAC of the Sulfuricurvum sp. IAE1 genome contains:
- a CDS encoding IS256 family transposase, with protein sequence MNEVFNFNEAVKELLAGKKISGKDGILAPLVKQLVEAALEAEVESHIADEVLKGNPNRRNGYNNKRMKSSDGEFELSTPRDREATFEPQIVKKHQTTLSDEIEEKILSMYGLGMSYSDITKHIEDIYRISLSTATISSITDKIISRVKEWQQRPLETIYPFVWLDAIHYKIKEDGKYVSKAVYTILGVRLDGKKEVMGLYLSESEGANFWLQVLTDLNNRGVEDILIASIDGLKGFPEAINAIFPNTEVQLCVVHQIRNSIRYVASKNQKEFLKDLKQVYGAISKEAAEMELDRLEEKWGSKYPIVIQSWRNKWSNLSNYFKYPADIRRIMYTTNIIESVHRQFRKLTKTKGGFPNENSLLKLLYLGIQNAQIKWTMPMHNWSLTLSQLAIFFEGRMDKALNL